The Microbispora sp. ZYX-F-249 region TCACGTGACCACGACCCCGCTGCACGAGCTGGCCGAGCACTACGTGGCGACCTTCGATCTCAAGCGCCGCTGCTGTCCTTATCTGACCTACTACACCTACGGCGACACACGGCGGCGCGGGATGGCCCTGCTGCGCTTCACGCAGGCCTACCGGGCGGCCGGGTTCGAGGTCACCGGGGAGCTGCCCGACCACCTGGGCGTGGTGTGCGAGCTGTCCGGCCGCGGCGCCACCGAGCAGGCCGTACGGCTGCTGCGCGAACACCGTCCCGGACTGGAGACGCTGCTGCGTGCACTGCGGGAGGAACGCTCACCCTACGCCGACGTCGTCGCGGCGGTGCTGGCGACGCTCCCCCCGCCCACCGAGCGGGAGCGCCGGGCCGCCCTGCGCCTGGCGGAGGAGGGCCCGCCTGCCGAGGAGGTCGGCCTGGAGCCGTACGGACCTGTGGGAGGTGTCCGGTGAGCGGGCTCGACGTGACCCTGTGGGTGGTGGCGCCCTACGTCGCGCTGACGGTCTTCGTGCTCGGCCACGTCTGGCGCTACCGCTACGACAAGTTCGGCTGGACGACCCGCTCGTCCCAGATGTACGAGTCCCGGCT contains the following coding sequences:
- the narJ gene encoding nitrate reductase molybdenum cofactor assembly chaperone; translated protein: MSDRTVHLTASVLLSYPDERLVEALPLLDAAVAGLPPGEPARRLAAFLGHVTTTPLHELAEHYVATFDLKRRCCPYLTYYTYGDTRRRGMALLRFTQAYRAAGFEVTGELPDHLGVVCELSGRGATEQAVRLLREHRPGLETLLRALREERSPYADVVAAVLATLPPPTERERRAALRLAEEGPPAEEVGLEPYGPVGGVR